The Psychrobium sp. MM17-31 DNA window TAGCCACTATTGACCACAGAGAACTCTTTGATTTTGCTGTAATCCTTTTTAACTTTTGCTGGCGCACTTGATGTCGCTGGAGACTGTGTTGTGGTTTGCTGGGCGTTAGATGTAGTCTTGTCTTTAGCTTCGTTTTTGTCGCCACAAGCGGTTAATTGAAAGGTTAAAAGCAAGATAATGAGCAGCGTTAATTTCCGTGTCATGACTGTTCCGTCTGTTTATGTGGCAAGGTGGTTTGCACACTATAATTTTGTGTTTCTGAATTGGGTGTGAATCAAAACAACGCCTTGTTGGCGTTGTTGATGTCACGGCAAGAGCATTATAATTTAGATTTCGATGCATCCTACGCAAATACGCCGTGAAAACATCCTTGTTGGCTCAATTTTTCATCCTTGAAAAATAAAATTTGCTCCATATACATCAAAATCTATCCCCTTATAGCGTTAATCTTTAAAACGCTCTCGCCGTGTTATTGATATTAAGTTAATGCAATGTAGCCTGCACCGCTTGGTGGCGCGCCAAACAAGATCATGGCGGCTTGCATTTCTTCGCTGGGAAAATTAGCTAACGAGCGTTGATGATCTTCCACACTGCGCCATTTCTCGATGACGGCAAATTTGTGCTCGTTGTCTGATTGACGCAATACTTCGCAACCTAAATTACCATCACAACCGCTAATATAAGGGACTAATGACGCTAGAAAAGCGGCTAGCTCGTCAGCTTTATCATTGGCAGCGGTAAAGTGATTAATCCTTGTAATAGACATTGTTGTTCCCTGTGAATTAATAGTGTGGCGGCGGTGGCTCTGGTAATTGTGCGCCCATTGGCGCTTGTGAGATTTCACCGAGTTTATTAGCAAGGTATTCTAATTGGGTGCGCTGACGATCGATGAGTTCGTTTAATAACGCAATTTCATTGCTCAAACTCTCGATAGTGTCTTCTTGGAAGGCGACCTTCATTTCCAAATCGTCGAGGCGTTGCTCGGTGTTACTCATGATATTTCCTGTGGATTAGCGGCTACTACCAATTTTCCAAAACTCGGCAAAGCCAGAACTGCTTTCGGTGACTAGTGTACCCGATTTTGTTTCGCCAATGGCATAAATAACCGAGCTAACTGGGCGCGAATCTTTGCGCGGTGTCACTTTCCACTCTTCTAACTCGATGCCTGAGCTTGTTTGCCAGCGATTAAGGACACGGCCGGGGCTGCCCGTGAAGAGTTGTTTCGAATCATTAGAAAACCTTACTGCGCTAAAAACACGGGAGCGAGACTGATATTGCAAGCGGCTAACTTCTTTACCTGTTTTTAAGTCCCAAATAGACGACTGACGCTGGCTGCCTGCACTAAAGGCATATTTCCCTGTGGTGTCTAAAGCCACTTTAGTGACTCGTGTTGGATGGACAAATCGGTGAATAACTTGCGCGGTTTGAGTATCCCAAAACAGCGCAGTGTAATCACTACTGCCCGATAGTGCATAGCGACCATTTGGCGAGATAGCAACGCTGTTAATTTTTTCACCGTGACCTAAAAACTCGATGCGCCTGCCGCTAAAGATATTGACGTGAACCACCACGCCGTTCACTTTACCGATGAGTAAATCGCCGTTGTTGGCAATGGCAATATCGCGAATAGTGGATTCGCGAACCTTGGAATAAGTGAGTGATTTGCCCGTTTCGATATCCCATACGACAAAGGCATCCTTTTCAGCGGATACAGCATATTTGTTGTTGTCAGATATTGCGGTAAAAAGCACGAGGTTTTCTTTACCTTGTGCCCAACGGTATTTCTGGGCGTTGGTTTTTAAGTCCCATAAAATCAGATCGTTAAAACTCGATGATACTAGCGCTAAGCTGGCGTCTTGTGAAATTGCAGCGGCGAGGGCGCCATCGGTTGCATGCTCCCAAATTTTTTCGGGTTTATCGCTATCGCTACACGCAGTAAGCGTGGCGATGAGGCAGAACAAAAATATCCGTTTGAGCATGAACTTTTACCTAACTTTTTTATCTATATGACACATTCGAGGGCGCATATTCCGATAATATGGTTCAAATGCAGGCTAATCAATAACTATCTTATTAAAAAGCTTGTATAACCAACTGAGAATATGGCATAAACACCAACACTTAAAATAATACGAAATGCCGCTGCAAAGTGGTGATTGACCCCGTTAAAGGAAGTTTCATGAACAAGATTTTAAAAGTTTCTGCGGTAGCCGCAGCATTGCTAACAGTTGCAGCTTGTAACCAAGAGAAAAAAGCTGAGCCAGTGGCTAAGGCTGCACCAGCAGCTGTTGAATTAAAAACAGATGACGAAAAAGGCGCTTACGCGATTGGTGTTTCATTTGCGAAATACGTAAACAAGAGTCTTGAGCAAGCGTCAGAAATGGGCGTAGAAGCAGATAAAGATTTAATCATTAAAGGTTTTAGCGACACTGTTAAAGGCAACGAAGTGCTAAATGACGAGCAAGTTCAAGCGGCGCTAATGGCTTACGACAAGAAGATGAAAGAAGTTCAAGCGGCTAAAATCGTTGCAGAAGAGAAAGTTTTCTTCGATGAGTACGCTAAAAAAGAAGGCGTGAAATCAACAGCGTCTGGCTTGCACTACGAAGTTGTTAACCAAGGCGAAGGTGAAAAACCAACAGCCGCTGATTCGGTAACTGTACACTACACAGGTACGCTAACTGATGGCACTAAATTCGATAGTTCACACGATCGCGGTGAGCCAACGTCATTCCCATTAGGCGGTGTAATCCCTGGTTGGACTGAGGGTCTGCAATTAATGAGCCCAGGTGCGGTATACAAATTTGCTATTCCTTCTGGAATGGCTTACGGCCCACGCGCAAACGGCGGCATTCCTGCTAACTCAATCCTACTGTTTGAAGTTGAGCTTATTTCTGTTGATAAGATGACTCCACCATCAGCAGATGATGCACCAGTTGGTGAAGTACAAGCTGACGAGCACGGTCATATTCACTAACAATTGAGTCGGTGGAATTAACGCCGAGTTAGAAAATTTAAAAATCCGCTGAGTTTTGGCTTAGCGGATTTTTTTTGCTTTATTACGGTGGAATATAACTTATTTCCATTCTATTACGAGTTATATGGAAACAATAACTTGTCAAATAAGCTATTTATTAAGAATAATTCTTATTTTATTATGAACCAATTCGAACAAGCGGTATCTATTTATGATGAAAAATACTCAACACAGTTACGGATACTTTGCTATTGGCATGCATTGGCTGGTAGCAATCGCGGTCTTTGGATTGTTTGGGCTTGGCTATTGGATGGTGGGACTAGGTTACTACGATCCTTGGTATAAAACCGGCCCCGATCTTCATCGCAGCATTGGTATGATCTTGTTGCTGCTAATGATAGTTCGCGTGGTGTCTCGCGTTATGCAGCCTCAGCCACAGGCTTTAGAAACGCATACGGCAATAGAGCGCAAGGCTGGTCATGCAGTGCATTTAGCGCTTTATTTGTTGCTGTTTTTTATCATGATCACTGGTTATCTAATTTCAACCGCCGATGGCCGTGGTATTGATATTTTTGGCTTGGTGACGGTGCCAGGTTTTGGTGAGCTGTTTACCAATCAAGAAGATTTAGCGGGAACTGCCCACGAATATGCTGCCTATGCTGTGGTTGCTATAGCTGTTTTGCATGCGCTGGCGGCATTAAAACATCATGTTATCGACAAAGATAATACCCTCAAACGAATGTTAGGAATGAAATAAGAGAGAAAGACTATGAAGAAATTACTTTTAGCTTCTGCGTTAGCTGGCGCATTACTAAGTCCAATCGCAAATGCGGCTGACTATATTGTCGATTACAAAGGCGCTCATGCTTCTATCAACTTCAAGATTAAGCATTTAGGCTACAGTTGGTTAACTGGCCGTTTCGATAAGTTCGACGGAAAATTTAACTACGACGCGAAAAATCCAGAAGCGACTAAGATTGTGGTTAATATCGATGCAACAAGTATTAACTCAAACCACGCCGAGCGTGATAAGCATTTGCGCAATGATGATGTATTGGATGTGTCAAAATACGCAGCGGCTAAATTTGAAAGCACGTCGGTTAAAGATCTTGGTAATGGCAAGCTAGAAGTTAAAGGCAACTTAACCCTACGTGGCGTGACCAAGCCGAT harbors:
- a CDS encoding antibiotic biosynthesis monooxygenase family protein, with the protein product MSITRINHFTAANDKADELAAFLASLVPYISGCDGNLGCEVLRQSDNEHKFAVIEKWRSVEDHQRSLANFPSEEMQAAMILFGAPPSGAGYIALT
- a CDS encoding SlyX family protein, with translation MSNTEQRLDDLEMKVAFQEDTIESLSNEIALLNELIDRQRTQLEYLANKLGEISQAPMGAQLPEPPPPHY
- the fkpA gene encoding FKBP-type peptidyl-prolyl cis-trans isomerase, with amino-acid sequence MNKILKVSAVAAALLTVAACNQEKKAEPVAKAAPAAVELKTDDEKGAYAIGVSFAKYVNKSLEQASEMGVEADKDLIIKGFSDTVKGNEVLNDEQVQAALMAYDKKMKEVQAAKIVAEEKVFFDEYAKKEGVKSTASGLHYEVVNQGEGEKPTAADSVTVHYTGTLTDGTKFDSSHDRGEPTSFPLGGVIPGWTEGLQLMSPGAVYKFAIPSGMAYGPRANGGIPANSILLFEVELISVDKMTPPSADDAPVGEVQADEHGHIH
- a CDS encoding cytochrome b, translated to MMKNTQHSYGYFAIGMHWLVAIAVFGLFGLGYWMVGLGYYDPWYKTGPDLHRSIGMILLLLMIVRVVSRVMQPQPQALETHTAIERKAGHAVHLALYLLLFFIMITGYLISTADGRGIDIFGLVTVPGFGELFTNQEDLAGTAHEYAAYAVVAIAVLHALAALKHHVIDKDNTLKRMLGMK
- a CDS encoding YceI family protein, whose protein sequence is MKKLLLASALAGALLSPIANAADYIVDYKGAHASINFKIKHLGYSWLTGRFDKFDGKFNYDAKNPEATKIVVNIDATSINSNHAERDKHLRNDDVLDVSKYAAAKFESTSVKDLGNGKLEVKGNLTLRGVTKPIIIDAEKIGEGKDPWGGYRVGFSGTTRIKMADYGIPIQLGPQSTHVDLDLHIEGIRQ